One window of Mangrovibacterium diazotrophicum genomic DNA carries:
- a CDS encoding DUF6427 family protein, with amino-acid sequence MILRILKTNQAYHFITIPVIVLILWFRAYIHPAAFPFYAGENQMLFFRPFVQLTEWSVLASNAVNLLLVLALAFIILRLNTSYSFIRIRTFLPSNIFVLIVSGLTTLHSLHPVYFGAVFLLLSINRIFGAYESQKANSNAFDAGFYLGLGSLFYFNLIFYFPIVWIGFILIRKNPEWRNFALPLIGIAIPWLYAFAYYFFTDSIPELGHAISQSFATSNNFFSANINFQIYLGLLVFLTLLGSFFLISQLDEKKVSSRKYFQIFFLIFLFSVAILIFIPSASQELLVIMAIPLTFLFSNYLIFMRMQFWGNLFVYLLIAMVIYMQFV; translated from the coding sequence ATGATTTTAAGGATACTAAAAACGAACCAGGCCTACCATTTCATAACGATCCCCGTTATCGTTCTGATTCTTTGGTTTCGTGCTTATATCCATCCGGCTGCATTTCCGTTTTATGCCGGTGAAAACCAGATGCTGTTTTTCCGTCCGTTCGTTCAACTGACGGAATGGTCGGTACTGGCAAGCAATGCGGTAAACCTATTACTGGTACTCGCCCTGGCTTTCATCATTCTGCGGCTGAATACCTCGTACTCGTTTATTCGGATTCGGACTTTTCTGCCGTCAAATATTTTTGTGCTTATTGTAAGCGGCTTAACAACACTGCACAGTTTGCACCCGGTATACTTTGGCGCTGTCTTCCTGTTGCTTTCCATCAACCGGATTTTCGGTGCTTACGAAAGCCAGAAAGCCAACTCCAACGCCTTTGACGCCGGCTTCTACCTGGGTTTGGGTTCCCTGTTTTATTTCAACCTGATCTTCTATTTTCCGATTGTATGGATCGGATTTATTTTGATTCGTAAAAACCCCGAATGGCGCAACTTTGCACTGCCCTTGATCGGCATCGCCATTCCTTGGTTGTACGCTTTTGCCTATTACTTCTTCACCGATTCAATTCCGGAACTTGGGCATGCAATAAGCCAGAGCTTTGCGACCTCCAATAACTTCTTCAGCGCCAACATCAACTTTCAGATTTACCTGGGGTTGTTGGTATTTTTAACGCTGCTTGGAAGCTTTTTCCTCATCTCTCAATTGGATGAGAAAAAGGTCAGTTCGCGGAAGTATTTTCAAATTTTCTTTCTCATTTTCCTGTTCTCCGTTGCCATACTCATTTTCATCCCGTCGGCTTCACAAGAGCTTTTGGTGATCATGGCTATTCCATTAACGTTCCTGTTTTCAAATTACCTCATTTTTATGCGCATGCAATTCTGGGGCAATTTATTCGTTTACCTACTAATTGCGATGGTTATTTATATGCAATTTGTTTAG
- the purD gene encoding phosphoribosylamine--glycine ligase, whose translation MLNILVVGSGGREHAMSWKIKQSEKVNQLFIAPGNAGTAELGENIPVGVSDFEGLKKVILEKKIDLVVIGPEVPLVEGLHDFILADTELKDIKVVGPQQEGAQLEGSKDYAKAFMQRHNIPTAKYLTVTAENLAEGVAFLETMKAPYVLKADGLAAGKGVLIIDNLAEAQASLKEMLDGQFGAASAKVVIEEFLSGVELSVFAITDGKDYQILPEAKDYKRIGEGDTGLNTGGMGAISPVPFADEVFMKKIEERIVKPTVEGLKKDNIPYNGFVFFGLINVGGDPMVIEYNVRMGDPETEAVMLRIKSDFVDLLMAAAEGTMSEQQIEIDERAAVTVMLVSGGYPGDYTKGIAMSGFDATENSILFHAGTKQKGDQVVTDGGRVLAISSYGANMKEALAQSYANAEKINFEGKYYRKDLGFDL comes from the coding sequence ATGTTGAATATTCTTGTTGTTGGTTCGGGCGGAAGAGAACACGCCATGAGCTGGAAAATCAAACAATCTGAAAAAGTAAACCAACTTTTCATCGCTCCCGGAAATGCCGGAACAGCCGAGCTGGGTGAAAACATCCCGGTGGGTGTGAGCGATTTTGAGGGACTGAAAAAGGTGATTCTCGAAAAGAAAATCGACCTGGTCGTAATTGGCCCTGAAGTTCCGTTGGTTGAAGGATTGCACGATTTCATCCTAGCCGATACCGAGCTGAAGGACATCAAAGTAGTTGGACCGCAACAAGAAGGCGCACAGCTGGAAGGCAGTAAAGATTACGCCAAAGCCTTTATGCAGCGCCACAACATCCCGACTGCCAAATACCTGACCGTAACAGCTGAGAACCTGGCAGAAGGTGTTGCATTCCTGGAAACCATGAAAGCTCCTTACGTTTTGAAAGCCGACGGTTTGGCTGCCGGAAAAGGGGTATTGATTATCGACAACCTGGCTGAAGCACAAGCCTCGTTGAAAGAGATGCTGGACGGCCAGTTTGGTGCAGCCAGCGCCAAGGTGGTGATCGAAGAATTCCTGTCGGGTGTGGAACTTTCAGTTTTCGCCATTACCGACGGAAAAGATTACCAGATTCTGCCCGAAGCGAAAGATTACAAACGCATCGGCGAAGGCGACACCGGCCTCAACACCGGTGGTATGGGCGCCATTAGCCCGGTACCTTTTGCCGACGAAGTTTTCATGAAAAAAATTGAAGAGCGCATCGTAAAGCCAACCGTTGAAGGATTGAAGAAAGATAATATTCCGTACAACGGTTTCGTCTTCTTTGGTTTGATCAACGTGGGCGGCGATCCGATGGTGATTGAATACAACGTGCGCATGGGTGACCCGGAAACCGAAGCCGTGATGTTACGCATCAAATCGGACTTTGTGGATTTGCTGATGGCAGCTGCCGAAGGAACCATGAGCGAACAGCAAATTGAAATTGACGAGCGCGCAGCCGTTACCGTGATGTTGGTAAGCGGTGGCTACCCAGGCGACTACACCAAAGGTATTGCCATGAGCGGATTCGACGCAACCGAAAACAGCATCCTGTTCCACGCCGGAACCAAGCAAAAAGGCGACCAGGTGGTAACCGACGGCGGTCGCGTGCTGGCCATCAGCTCATACGGCGCTAACATGAAAGAAGCACTTGCCCAATCGTACGCAAACGCTGAAAAGATTAACTTCGAAGGAAAATATTACCGGAAAGACCTGGGATTCGATTTGTAG
- a CDS encoding hybrid sensor histidine kinase/response regulator transcription factor, with product MSRKIRLLFLLLALCLNSVYGQKSKYRMFENINLGPGVSVVSCFLQDSQGLVWIGASKGLFSYDGYSVQSHFIFNEKSNTQIYCGAFVSPNLLYLGADNGVLIYNIQTDKYEPVPVEFPTDVRSMALQGDTLWLGSLQGLFCYCLRDRKLTAFYTDRFPAIPHKTVYSVILGTDKRAYVGTYDGLCYYDQNQKDFQQIQLPQNPKRNNQFINALLEDSGRGCIWVGMEGGLLRYNLTDGTVTSMAEFQDNSVKSLALDANGYLLAGTDNGLFVYSENEVVQHLMHDSRNPNSLYNNIVWNICTDGNQNVWLGTDSGISLARTNRALQEVPIAEITGVGDGNQFYSLFKDSRNYYWFGGSNGIIRVNQTNGEWTNPIWYNTEDSKHPLAHGRIRHIYEDRDSDLWIATDGSINRYDYETEQFIQYNIVDSTGTLNSNWAYNMFEDERGKLWVATCLGGIFVVDKKELSLRNAKSYIAEYNFNTGNGLSGMFINQIVPDEEGNVWVLLYKNGIDKIDKESRKVTKFPLEKYTGDANPSFILRDRSGRIWVGLREGVLVVNPENNQVDQVFFDTSSTNEVLSMMEADGNVWVSTTDGFWLVDTESLQARYLNLSDKRFLSLFYDVADLRILMGEADGIAITTPAINTIPEKERPIIATGFYVNSEPFAPSDSSIRYDNHIRLNYQQNNIAVDISDLPYSLEEKSKLVYRLGDLEEEWNLLSSDNNRISYSNLDHGDYRLLVTRLDANGKPSEKPYAMEITINPPWYFTWWAKSIYAFVVLALIGWVINFFRVRNRLRIERIEKEKITEQSRMKMEFLSNMSHELKTPLSMIIAPISRLLSEIKNSDEKQQLKQVQQNAIKLNSLIHQMLDFNRIDTNTNSLLILSRIELVGFARKLFNVFKEAQAPAEFSFQFATNKDRIYLELDVIKWESILTNLFSNAVKYSAGGGIIGLVINYNDREEILELSVSDTGTGIPNKDLPYIFQRFFQSSKTAGKKEGTGIGLYLVKTYVELHGGKVTVVSEENVGTTFTIRLPIHALQTENPAVENEAGKAAEASHRKGNPVVLVVDDNREIAGFVLQVLQNQYSCLLAEDGETGLALCMEHQPDLVISDVMMPGIGGLEMCRRIRKHVPTSTTPIILLTAKDDKETELESIQLNIDAFIPKPFETDILLSRVEQLIQKRQKLESKIRLETIAEPKEIEAESQDEKFLSRITHIIEEHLADSDLNVNALCEISGVNNKQIYRKMKQLTGMTPVEYIRSVRMKKAAMLLRQQKFSVAEVMYMVGFSNHSYFSKCFKAEFNTTPLQYKEEVNVS from the coding sequence ATGTCAAGAAAAATCCGTCTTTTATTTCTGCTTTTAGCGCTGTGTTTGAACAGCGTTTACGGGCAAAAATCAAAATACCGGATGTTTGAGAATATCAACCTGGGACCGGGTGTTTCGGTCGTCAGTTGCTTCTTGCAGGACAGCCAGGGCCTGGTTTGGATTGGTGCCAGTAAAGGGCTTTTCAGCTACGATGGCTACTCCGTTCAGTCTCATTTTATATTCAATGAAAAGAGCAATACACAGATTTATTGCGGTGCATTTGTCAGCCCAAACCTGCTTTACCTGGGCGCCGACAATGGTGTCTTGATTTACAATATCCAAACCGACAAGTACGAACCTGTTCCGGTTGAGTTTCCAACCGATGTGCGCAGTATGGCCCTACAGGGTGACACACTCTGGCTGGGCTCGTTGCAAGGTTTGTTTTGCTATTGTCTGCGCGATCGGAAACTTACTGCGTTCTACACCGATCGCTTCCCCGCAATTCCGCACAAAACAGTTTATTCTGTCATTTTAGGGACAGACAAGCGGGCGTACGTTGGCACCTACGACGGACTTTGTTACTACGATCAGAATCAAAAAGATTTTCAGCAAATTCAACTTCCGCAGAACCCGAAACGGAACAACCAGTTTATCAATGCTTTGTTGGAAGATTCGGGCCGTGGATGTATCTGGGTAGGTATGGAAGGTGGTTTACTGCGTTACAACCTCACGGATGGAACGGTAACGTCTATGGCCGAATTTCAGGATAATTCGGTGAAATCGCTGGCCCTGGATGCGAACGGTTATTTGCTTGCGGGCACCGACAATGGCTTGTTTGTTTATTCTGAAAACGAAGTCGTACAGCACCTGATGCATGATTCCCGGAATCCAAACTCGCTCTACAATAATATTGTCTGGAACATCTGCACCGACGGTAATCAGAATGTTTGGCTGGGGACTGACTCCGGGATATCATTAGCCCGAACTAACAGGGCTTTACAGGAGGTGCCGATTGCCGAAATCACAGGCGTGGGCGATGGTAACCAGTTTTATTCGTTGTTCAAAGATTCCCGCAACTATTACTGGTTTGGCGGGTCGAACGGCATTATCCGAGTTAACCAAACCAATGGCGAATGGACTAATCCGATCTGGTACAATACCGAAGATTCAAAGCATCCCTTGGCGCACGGTCGTATTCGTCACATCTACGAAGATCGCGATTCGGATTTGTGGATTGCCACCGATGGTAGCATCAACCGGTATGATTACGAGACAGAACAATTCATTCAATACAACATTGTTGACAGCACCGGCACACTGAATAGCAACTGGGCATACAACATGTTCGAAGATGAGCGGGGCAAGTTGTGGGTTGCCACCTGTTTAGGTGGAATCTTTGTTGTCGATAAGAAAGAACTGTCGTTGCGGAACGCAAAAAGCTATATTGCCGAATATAACTTCAATACCGGCAACGGTCTGTCCGGTATGTTTATCAACCAGATTGTTCCCGACGAAGAAGGAAATGTGTGGGTATTGCTGTACAAAAACGGCATCGACAAAATCGACAAAGAATCGCGGAAAGTCACAAAATTCCCCCTTGAGAAATATACGGGCGATGCGAATCCTTCTTTTATTTTGCGAGATCGTTCGGGCCGAATTTGGGTTGGCTTGCGGGAAGGCGTTTTGGTTGTCAACCCTGAAAATAATCAGGTCGATCAGGTTTTTTTCGACACCTCCAGTACAAACGAGGTACTGTCGATGATGGAAGCCGATGGAAATGTTTGGGTGTCGACAACCGATGGGTTCTGGCTGGTGGATACTGAAAGCCTTCAGGCTCGGTACCTGAATCTTTCGGACAAGCGTTTCCTGAGTCTTTTTTACGATGTCGCCGATTTGCGTATTTTGATGGGTGAAGCAGACGGTATCGCGATTACAACGCCCGCCATTAATACAATTCCGGAGAAGGAACGACCAATTATAGCAACCGGGTTTTACGTGAACAGTGAGCCGTTTGCACCTTCTGATTCTAGCATTCGCTACGACAACCATATCCGCTTGAACTACCAGCAAAACAATATCGCGGTCGATATTTCGGATTTGCCGTATTCGCTGGAAGAAAAGAGCAAACTTGTGTATCGCCTGGGTGATCTGGAAGAGGAATGGAATCTGCTAAGCTCTGATAACAACCGGATTTCGTACAGCAATCTCGACCATGGTGACTACCGGTTGCTGGTGACCCGTTTGGATGCCAATGGAAAGCCCTCGGAAAAGCCATATGCCATGGAAATTACGATCAACCCGCCCTGGTATTTCACCTGGTGGGCGAAAAGCATCTATGCTTTTGTTGTGCTGGCGCTCATTGGTTGGGTCATCAACTTCTTTCGGGTGCGAAACCGGTTACGGATCGAACGAATTGAGAAAGAGAAAATCACGGAGCAGTCGCGCATGAAGATGGAGTTCCTCTCCAATATGTCGCACGAGCTGAAAACACCGCTGAGCATGATTATCGCGCCGATCAGCCGGTTGTTGTCGGAGATTAAGAACAGCGATGAAAAACAACAGTTGAAGCAGGTGCAGCAGAATGCGATTAAGCTGAACTCGCTCATTCACCAAATGCTGGATTTTAACCGAATCGATACCAACACGAACTCGCTGCTGATTCTGTCGCGAATTGAATTGGTCGGCTTTGCCCGCAAGCTGTTCAATGTTTTTAAAGAAGCGCAGGCTCCTGCGGAATTTAGTTTCCAATTCGCGACCAACAAGGATCGGATTTATTTGGAACTGGATGTCATTAAATGGGAATCCATTTTAACCAATCTGTTCTCGAATGCGGTAAAATACAGTGCCGGAGGTGGTATCATTGGTTTGGTGATCAACTATAACGACCGGGAAGAAATCCTGGAGCTAAGTGTTTCGGATACCGGCACAGGGATACCGAATAAAGATCTGCCCTATATTTTTCAGCGTTTCTTTCAATCGTCGAAAACGGCCGGGAAGAAAGAAGGAACCGGGATTGGCCTTTACCTGGTGAAAACATATGTGGAATTGCACGGTGGAAAGGTGACTGTGGTATCGGAGGAAAATGTGGGTACTACCTTTACCATACGTTTGCCGATTCATGCTTTGCAGACGGAAAATCCGGCAGTTGAAAACGAGGCAGGAAAGGCGGCGGAAGCCAGTCATCGGAAAGGCAACCCCGTAGTTTTAGTGGTTGACGATAATCGGGAAATTGCAGGCTTTGTTCTTCAGGTGCTTCAAAATCAGTATAGTTGTTTATTGGCAGAAGACGGAGAAACCGGTTTGGCACTTTGCATGGAACATCAGCCTGATCTGGTCATTTCAGATGTGATGATGCCTGGAATCGGAGGTTTGGAAATGTGCCGACGCATTCGCAAACATGTGCCAACATCAACTACGCCCATCATTTTGCTGACTGCCAAAGATGATAAGGAAACCGAGCTGGAAAGTATTCAATTGAATATCGACGCTTTTATTCCAAAGCCTTTTGAAACCGATATTCTGCTGTCGCGGGTTGAGCAGTTGATCCAAAAAAGACAAAAGCTGGAAAGCAAAATCAGGCTCGAAACCATTGCTGAACCGAAGGAGATTGAAGCAGAGTCGCAGGATGAGAAATTCCTGTCGCGCATTACCCACATTATTGAAGAGCATTTGGCGGATTCGGATTTGAATGTCAATGCGCTTTGTGAGATCTCGGGTGTTAACAACAAGCAGATATATCGCAAAATGAAGCAGTTGACCGGCATGACTCCGGTGGAATATATTCGCTCGGTACGCATGAAAAAAGCAGCTATGTTGTTGCGTCAGCAGAAGTTTTCGGTGGCTGAAGTGATGTACATGGTGGGTTTCTCCAACCACTCGTATTTCTCGAAATGCTTTAAAGCTGAATTCAACACAACACCCCTGCAATACAAGGAAGAGGTTAACGTCTCTTAA
- a CDS encoding SGNH/GDSL hydrolase family protein, translating into MNTRITLMTILTLLSLFAGAQDEKTAWDNTINKDWPEGFQEAEIQSSVDGTQQKAVFHSSNENEAQPLIVSLHTWSGDYLQKDPLADEILLRGWNYIHPDFRGSNTKPEACGSEKVIPDIEDAIHYAIEHGNVDTTEVHIIGVSGGGYATLLAFMKLDYPVKSFNAWASISNLENWYWECKGRGLKYAGHLEQVTTNGNGFDAAEARKRSPLFASYQSEKRKGASLNIYAGIHDGYTGSVPISHSIDMYNKLIDDMYPEKAGEKISESQAYSLLTKQINPEAEPNAMIGGRQIELRKELPGLTFTLFDGTHEMLVPQALPLIDQSTNSTSKAYNVITIGDSNGTFPYSWTQQLKKLLPFSTLVNRSIAGNTIGFDNLDREELNTLRNINRYLDEAYAELGEEEEFDYLFINLGTNDTKTIFAKRQKEVYDNFETLIGMIRNYMKEHGKTVPTICWVSPSPMDAAKANREKYDGGDQRIQINNKKFEKLAVRDGINFLNTYGVLKPGFENKTEDGVHLKAPAQFRLASEIAKWIDQQ; encoded by the coding sequence ATGAACACACGAATTACCCTGATGACAATCCTAACGCTGTTATCATTATTTGCCGGAGCGCAGGACGAAAAGACTGCCTGGGACAACACCATCAACAAAGATTGGCCGGAAGGTTTTCAGGAGGCTGAGATCCAATCGTCTGTTGATGGAACGCAACAAAAAGCTGTGTTTCACAGTTCAAACGAAAACGAAGCCCAACCCCTGATTGTCTCGCTGCACACCTGGAGCGGTGACTATTTACAGAAAGATCCGCTGGCCGACGAAATTTTGTTGCGTGGCTGGAATTACATCCACCCCGATTTTCGAGGGTCAAACACCAAGCCGGAAGCATGTGGTAGCGAAAAAGTAATTCCCGATATCGAAGATGCAATTCATTACGCCATTGAACATGGAAATGTGGACACGACTGAAGTGCATATTATTGGCGTTTCGGGTGGTGGTTACGCAACGCTGTTGGCCTTTATGAAGTTGGATTATCCGGTGAAAAGCTTCAATGCCTGGGCTTCAATTTCGAATCTGGAGAACTGGTATTGGGAATGTAAAGGACGCGGGTTGAAATATGCTGGTCATTTGGAGCAGGTGACCACCAATGGAAATGGCTTTGATGCTGCTGAAGCCCGCAAGCGGTCGCCGTTGTTTGCCTCTTATCAATCGGAAAAGCGGAAGGGCGCAAGCTTGAACATTTACGCCGGTATCCATGATGGCTACACAGGCTCGGTGCCAATCTCTCATTCTATCGACATGTACAACAAATTGATTGATGACATGTATCCGGAGAAAGCTGGTGAAAAAATCAGCGAGTCGCAGGCCTATTCCTTGTTGACGAAACAAATCAACCCGGAGGCTGAGCCGAATGCGATGATTGGCGGGCGGCAGATTGAACTGCGCAAGGAGCTTCCCGGGCTGACTTTTACTTTATTTGACGGAACCCATGAGATGCTCGTTCCGCAAGCTTTGCCATTGATCGATCAGTCCACAAATTCGACAAGCAAGGCGTACAATGTCATAACAATCGGCGATTCGAACGGTACGTTTCCTTACAGCTGGACACAGCAACTGAAAAAACTGTTGCCCTTCTCAACCCTTGTAAATCGCTCAATCGCCGGAAATACCATTGGTTTCGATAACCTGGATCGCGAAGAGCTGAATACCCTTCGAAATATCAACCGCTACCTGGATGAAGCCTATGCCGAGTTGGGTGAAGAAGAGGAGTTTGACTACCTATTTATCAACCTCGGAACCAATGATACGAAGACGATTTTTGCCAAGCGTCAAAAGGAAGTTTATGACAACTTCGAAACGCTGATCGGAATGATTCGCAACTACATGAAAGAACACGGGAAGACGGTGCCAACGATTTGTTGGGTGTCGCCTTCGCCAATGGATGCAGCAAAGGCTAATCGCGAAAAATATGATGGGGGTGATCAGCGCATTCAAATCAACAACAAGAAATTTGAGAAGCTTGCTGTCCGAGATGGTATCAACTTTTTGAACACTTACGGGGTGCTGAAGCCCGGCTTTGAAAATAAAACCGAGGATGGTGTCCACCTGAAAGCACCTGCCCAGTTCCGGTTGGCTTCGGAAATTGCAAAGTGGATTGATCAACAGTAA
- a CDS encoding carbamoyltransferase C-terminal domain-containing protein translates to MEETTPTLAIYGIQDRDESDHPLYVHDHNLCIMQNGRVRDFLQLERVSRHKHDNKLHQKLTDLLREKKLLTEDFDLVFVDNVVGRSFINKQGNVRFEAPLSRILANDKEQGKCWWYGREANAWVLNHELAHIFTCLPFYGNFKPNSLLVHFDGGASQSNFSAWLFRNNKLVKLSAHWDYKYLTSIFNANALVFSVIGAKMNEQNSVPARFIDLAGHGNYRYELETWLREHEFFENIWGKKSAFVRDVKKHWNIDLKSFDQRNPFIQDCLATLHELFVRETIQIFNRLQRETLARNLYYSGGCALNTAVNSQLIKERIFEEVFIPPCPDDSGLALGAAAFVEWQKYGEIKMHSPFLNNWGLDGEEVTIESKVIRKTAQTLSQDKIVGISNGHAEAGSRALGNRSLLAAANNKLLAQKLSMKCKGREWYRPLSCVMLEKNAQYFTGHTTIHPLSQYTLLDFDILPEKQAEIAGAVHKNGKARIQTIFNRQQNPFLWELLTVLDEKYNVKALVHASFNTKDDPIVHTEKDALKAANKMGISGLVLNGKFRELPY, encoded by the coding sequence ATGGAGGAAACAACCCCTACATTAGCCATTTACGGAATACAAGACAGGGATGAAAGTGATCATCCGCTCTACGTGCACGACCACAATTTATGCATTATGCAGAATGGCCGGGTGCGCGATTTTCTGCAGCTGGAACGGGTTAGCCGACACAAACACGACAACAAATTGCACCAGAAACTGACCGACCTGTTGCGAGAAAAAAAGCTCCTGACCGAAGACTTCGACCTGGTTTTTGTCGACAATGTCGTGGGTCGGTCATTTATTAACAAACAAGGAAATGTTCGTTTCGAAGCTCCGCTTTCGCGGATTTTGGCGAACGACAAAGAACAGGGCAAATGCTGGTGGTACGGCCGCGAGGCAAACGCCTGGGTTCTGAATCACGAGTTAGCCCATATTTTCACCTGCCTGCCGTTTTACGGTAACTTCAAACCGAATAGCCTGCTGGTTCATTTCGACGGTGGAGCCAGCCAAAGTAACTTCTCGGCCTGGCTGTTTCGCAATAACAAGCTGGTGAAACTCTCGGCTCACTGGGACTACAAATACCTCACATCAATTTTCAATGCCAACGCGCTGGTCTTTTCTGTTATCGGGGCAAAAATGAACGAACAAAACAGCGTTCCTGCCCGGTTCATCGATTTGGCCGGTCATGGTAACTACCGTTACGAACTGGAAACCTGGCTGCGCGAACACGAGTTTTTTGAAAATATCTGGGGAAAGAAATCCGCCTTTGTCCGGGATGTAAAGAAACACTGGAACATTGACCTGAAATCCTTCGACCAACGCAATCCGTTCATCCAGGATTGCCTGGCAACGCTGCATGAACTATTCGTTCGCGAGACCATCCAGATTTTCAATCGGCTGCAACGGGAAACCCTCGCCCGCAATTTGTATTACAGCGGCGGATGTGCCCTAAATACAGCTGTGAACAGCCAGCTTATCAAAGAACGGATTTTCGAGGAAGTCTTCATTCCCCCGTGTCCGGATGACTCCGGATTAGCCCTGGGTGCGGCAGCTTTTGTGGAATGGCAGAAGTACGGCGAAATCAAAATGCACAGCCCCTTTTTGAACAACTGGGGGCTTGATGGTGAAGAGGTGACCATCGAATCAAAAGTCATCCGGAAAACCGCTCAAACACTATCCCAAGATAAAATAGTCGGCATTAGCAACGGACACGCCGAGGCCGGTTCCCGAGCACTTGGAAACCGAAGCCTGCTGGCAGCCGCAAACAATAAACTACTGGCCCAAAAACTAAGTATGAAGTGCAAAGGCCGCGAATGGTATCGTCCGCTTTCGTGCGTAATGCTGGAGAAAAATGCCCAATACTTTACCGGCCACACAACCATTCACCCTTTAAGTCAGTACACGCTACTCGACTTCGATATCCTTCCGGAAAAGCAAGCAGAGATAGCCGGAGCAGTTCATAAAAATGGTAAAGCAAGAATCCAGACCATTTTCAATCGGCAACAAAATCCCTTCCTCTGGGAACTCCTTACCGTGCTCGACGAGAAATACAACGTCAAGGCCCTCGTTCATGCCTCGTTCAACACGAAAGACGACCCCATCGTTCACACCGAAAAAGACGCGCTGAAAGCCGCCAATAAAATGGGAATATCAGGATTGGTTCTAAACGGAAAGTTCAGGGAATTACCGTATTGA
- a CDS encoding polysaccharide deacetylase family protein, with product MHLVHPRIRLPWLLTRLFPGAVFRVKTSQKEVFLTFDDGPVPEVTPWVLELLKREKLKACFFCVGENVQRNPELFQRVQDEGHLVGNHTFNHMQGLKNDDPVYYANVEKAAGYIPGKLFRPPHGLLRIRQFNKLKADYRFIMWDIISCDFDKRLSPQQVGKNVLRNARPGSVIIFHDSIKAEKNMKQALPLVIKGLQEKGFKFGDPHALLGITKA from the coding sequence ATGCATTTGGTACACCCACGGATCCGCCTTCCCTGGCTGTTGACCCGTTTATTTCCGGGAGCAGTTTTCAGGGTGAAGACCAGCCAAAAGGAGGTTTTCCTCACTTTTGACGACGGGCCGGTTCCGGAGGTGACACCCTGGGTGCTCGAATTGCTGAAGCGGGAAAAGCTGAAAGCCTGTTTCTTTTGCGTGGGCGAAAATGTCCAACGTAACCCGGAGCTGTTTCAGCGCGTTCAGGATGAAGGGCACCTGGTGGGAAATCACACCTTCAACCACATGCAGGGGTTGAAAAACGACGATCCGGTGTACTATGCCAACGTTGAAAAAGCAGCGGGCTACATACCTGGCAAGCTGTTCCGTCCACCCCACGGCTTGTTGCGCATTCGCCAGTTTAATAAGCTGAAGGCTGACTACCGTTTCATTATGTGGGACATCATCAGCTGCGATTTCGACAAACGTCTCAGCCCCCAGCAGGTTGGGAAAAACGTCTTGAGAAATGCAAGGCCGGGATCAGTGATTATTTTTCACGATTCCATCAAGGCTGAAAAAAATATGAAGCAGGCTTTACCGCTTGTCATTAAAGGGTTGCAGGAGAAGGGATTTAAATTTGGTGATCCGCATGCCCTGCTGGGAATTACAAAAGCTTAA